The DNA window TTATCCAACTTTTCTCTAATTGTTTCTTTAGCTTGCGCCATCCTTATCTTATATTTTTCTTCTGATAACTCATCCTTGAATTTTTCTAATGAATCTAGAAAATCTTTGACTAGAGTTTCAGCATCAAGAATTACACCAATTTTCTCGTCATTAAAAACTGCGGGGCGTATTCCTTCTCTACAAATACCTCCTCTAGCAAAATACTCATGCGCTAAACCGTGTCTAAAAATGTCTCCTAAAATTTCTATGGGATATTCATTTGGTTTTTTAAAACATTTCTGAACGTATTTACCAGCACAATTATTAAAACCACAGTCACCCCCCAGAAGAAAGCTTCCTAAATACTCCATATCTACCAAAACACACAACGCAAGGGGGAAATTGATATTTCCCTGTCCACTAGGAATGACTTTTATTCTCTGTAGCATTCTTTCAAAATCTTTTTTTATCCAACCAAAAACAATATCGTTTAAAAATCTAGTTTTATCCATATTATAAGATTATCTTTTTTTACTTTAAAAAACAAGCTAATTTAAAATAAAAATTACCCAGAGATGGGCTTTTACAAATTTGCAACGAATGATGTTAGAACCTGTTTAGTGGAAAATTAAGGAGAGGAGTAGAAATTCGAAAGCTTGACATATTACCTCCTTTTCTTTAAAATTAAATTATTCTGATAAAATTAAAATGTAATAAGGGAAATAAAAATGCGTCCAATTGATTTAAGTAAAATCTTATCTAAATATAAAAAGGGGTGGCTTGCCCTATCCCCCGATAATCGGAAATTGATAGCTAGGGGTAAAACTCTTAAAGAAGTATTAAAAAGGGCAAAGGAAAAAGGAATAGAAAATCCTAGCGTCCTAAAAGCAGTCCCAATAAAGCATCTTTTTGCAGGGTAAATGGAGTTTCCATATTATAGGGTAATTGATTTCCCAAAACACCAGAAAAGAGAACGAATTTTACCTTGGCTTCGTTTTGGAATTTTTAATCCCAAAAATACATCTAAAATTGTCTATCCCTTGGGTTTGGTTGATTCTGGCTCTGATTTAACAATTATTGATCATGAGCTCGGTGAAGAGCTTGGATTCAATATAGAAAAAGGGGGGAAAGGGAAAATCTATGGTGTGGGAGGAGGGCATATTGAAGGTTATATCCATCGAATAGGTTTTAATATTGAAGATTTAAAAAACAAAGAAAAGTCAATCATTTACAAAGACTTTGTTCTTTTTGCTTACGAAAAATTCCCTAAATCTATGCCTCAACAAACTGCCATTTTAGGGACAGTAGGTTTTTTTAGGCATTT is part of the Actinomycetota bacterium genome and encodes:
- a CDS encoding retropepsin-like domain-containing protein codes for the protein MEFPYYRVIDFPKHQKRERILPWLRFGIFNPKNTSKIVYPLGLVDSGSDLTIIDHELGEELGFNIEKGGKGKIYGVGGGHIEGYIHRIGFNIEDLKNKEKSIIYKDFVLFAYEKFPKSMPQQTAILGTVGFFRHLEITFKYPDVIIINLK